In one Bacillus thuringiensis genomic region, the following are encoded:
- the gabP gene encoding GABA permease → MDKNLKKDLKIRHITMISIGGVIGAGLFVGSGAVVHSAGPGSIVSYALAGLLVIFVMRMLGEMAAVNPTSGSFATYAREAIGPWAGYTIGWLYWFFWVIVIAIEATAGAGIIQYWIPQIPLWLLSLILTILLTLTNVFSVKSFGEFEYWFSFIKVISIVLFLCLGLAVILGFVPGTEAPGTSNLIGQGGFMPNGISSVLLGITVVIFSFMGSEIVAVAAGESAEPVKAVKTATNSVIWRILVFFIGSIAVVVTLLPWNSANILKSPFVAVLEHIGIPAAAQIMNFIVLTAVLSCLNSGLYTNSRMLFSMAERGDAPKSFLKLNSSGVPVRAVLFGTFFAYIGVVFSYISPDKVFLFLVNASGGIALLVYLVIAVSHLKMRKKMGKVEQQNLKVKMWLFPYVTYVTIAAIIAVLVAMFAIDTLRSQALLTMFVTVLIILSYFIFNRNKNSTVLNPKSKNEESVRF, encoded by the coding sequence TTGGATAAAAATCTAAAGAAAGACCTCAAAATACGCCACATTACAATGATCTCAATTGGCGGCGTAATAGGGGCTGGTTTGTTTGTTGGAAGTGGTGCAGTTGTACATTCGGCAGGACCAGGTTCTATCGTTTCATATGCATTAGCAGGACTTCTAGTCATTTTCGTCATGAGAATGCTAGGAGAAATGGCAGCTGTTAATCCGACAAGTGGTTCATTTGCAACGTATGCAAGAGAAGCGATTGGTCCTTGGGCGGGTTATACAATAGGCTGGTTATACTGGTTTTTCTGGGTAATTGTTATTGCAATAGAAGCCACAGCAGGTGCTGGTATTATCCAATATTGGATTCCACAAATACCGCTTTGGTTATTAAGTTTAATATTAACAATTTTATTAACGCTGACGAACGTTTTTTCGGTAAAATCATTTGGAGAGTTTGAATATTGGTTTTCTTTTATTAAAGTAATAAGTATTGTTTTGTTCCTTTGTCTAGGTCTTGCTGTTATTTTAGGATTTGTTCCAGGAACAGAAGCACCCGGCACTTCGAATTTAATTGGACAAGGTGGATTTATGCCAAACGGTATAAGTTCGGTATTGCTTGGAATTACTGTCGTTATATTTTCATTTATGGGATCAGAGATTGTAGCAGTAGCAGCAGGTGAATCTGCAGAACCTGTAAAAGCAGTAAAAACAGCAACAAACAGTGTGATTTGGCGTATTCTTGTATTTTTTATTGGGTCTATAGCGGTAGTTGTTACACTACTGCCATGGAATTCAGCAAACATATTAAAAAGTCCATTTGTAGCTGTACTTGAACATATAGGAATACCAGCGGCAGCGCAAATTATGAATTTTATCGTTTTAACAGCTGTGCTTTCTTGCTTAAATTCAGGATTATATACAAATTCAAGAATGCTTTTTTCAATGGCAGAAAGAGGAGATGCTCCAAAGTCATTTTTAAAATTGAACAGTAGTGGTGTTCCTGTTCGGGCCGTTTTATTCGGAACGTTCTTCGCTTATATTGGAGTTGTGTTTAGTTACATTTCTCCAGATAAAGTCTTTTTGTTTTTAGTGAATGCATCTGGCGGGATTGCGCTACTAGTTTATCTCGTTATTGCAGTTTCGCATTTAAAGATGCGTAAAAAAATGGGGAAAGTAGAACAACAAAATTTGAAAGTGAAAATGTGGCTTTTTCCGTATGTAACGTATGTTACAATTGCTGCTATTATAGCAGTTTTAGTTGCAATGTTCGCAATTGATACTTTACGTTCACAAGCACTTTTAACAATGTTTGTTACAGTTCTTATAATACTTTCTTATTTTATTTTTAATAGAAATAAAAATAGCACAGTTTTGAATCCTAAAAGTAAGAATGAGGAATCTGTTCGATTCTAA
- a CDS encoding HU family DNA-binding protein, translating to MNKTELIKNVAQNAEISQKEATVVVQTVVESITNTLAAGEKVQLIGFGTFEVRERAARTGRNPQTGEEMQIAASKVPAFKAGKELKEAVK from the coding sequence ATGAACAAAACAGAATTAATTAAAAACGTAGCACAAAATGCTGAGATTTCTCAAAAAGAAGCTACTGTAGTTGTACAAACTGTAGTAGAATCAATCACTAACACTTTAGCTGCTGGTGAAAAAGTACAACTTATCGGATTCGGTACATTCGAAGTTCGCGAAAGAGCTGCTCGTACAGGCCGTAACCCACAAACTGGTGAAGAAATGCAAATCGCAGCTTCTAAAGTACCTGCTTTCAAAGCTGGTAAAGAACTAAAAGAAGCTGTAAAATAA
- a CDS encoding chitinase yields the protein MLNKFKFFCCILVMFLLLPLSPFQAQAANNLGSKLLVGYWHNFDNGTGIIKLKDVSPKWDVINVSFGETGGDRSTVEFSPVYGTDADFKSDISYLKSKGKKVVLSIGGQNGVVLLPDNAAKQRFINSIQSLIDKYGFDGIDIDLESGIYLNGNDTNFKNPTTPQIVNLISAIRTISDHYGPDFLLSMAPETAYVQGGYSAYGSIWGAYLPIIYGVKDKLTYIHVQHYNAGSGIGMDGNNYNQGTADYEVAMADMLLHGFPVGGNPNNIFPALRSDQVMIGLPAAPAAAPSGGYISPTEMKKALNYIIKGVPFGGKYKLSNQSGYPAFRGLMSWSINWDAKNNFEFSSNYRTYFDGLSLQK from the coding sequence ATGTTAAACAAGTTCAAATTTTTTTGTTGTATTTTAGTAATGTTCTTACTTCTACCGCTATCCCCTTTCCAAGCACAAGCAGCAAACAATTTAGGTTCAAAATTACTCGTTGGATACTGGCATAACTTTGATAACGGTACTGGCATTATTAAATTAAAAGACGTTTCACCAAAATGGGATGTAATCAATGTATCTTTTGGTGAAACTGGTGGTGATCGTTCCACTGTTGAATTTTCTCCTGTGTATGGTACAGATGCAGACTTCAAATCAGATATTTCTTATTTAAAAAGTAAAGGAAAGAAAGTAGTTCTTTCAATAGGTGGACAAAATGGAGTCGTTTTACTTCCTGACAATGCCGCTAAGCAACGTTTTATTAATTCCATACAATCTCTAATCGATAAATACGGTTTTGATGGAATAGATATTGACCTTGAATCAGGTATTTATTTAAACGGAAATGACACTAATTTCAAAAACCCAACTACTCCCCAAATCGTAAATCTTATATCAGCTATTCGAACAATCTCAGATCATTATGGTCCAGATTTTCTATTAAGCATGGCTCCTGAAACAGCTTATGTTCAAGGCGGTTATAGCGCATACGGAAGTATCTGGGGTGCATATTTACCGATTATTTACGGAGTGAAAGATAAACTAACATACATTCACGTTCAACACTACAATGCTGGTAGCGGGATTGGAATGGACGGTAATAACTACAATCAAGGTACTGCAGACTACGAAGTCGCTATGGCAGATATGCTCTTACATGGTTTTCCTGTAGGTGGTAATCCAAATAACATTTTCCCAGCTCTTCGTTCAGATCAAGTCATGATTGGGCTTCCAGCAGCACCGGCGGCAGCTCCAAGTGGTGGATACATTTCGCCAACTGAAATGAAAAAAGCTTTAAATTATATCATTAAAGGCGTTCCGTTCGGAGGAAAGTATAAACTTTCTAACCAGAGTGGCTATCCTGCATTCCGCGGCCTAATGTCTTGGTCTATTAATTGGGATGCAAAAAACAACTTTGAATTCTCTAGTAACTATAGAACATATTTTGATGGTCTTTCCTTGCAAAAATAA
- a CDS encoding M20 metallopeptidase family protein: MIETWHKELESLYNQIVSWRRDFHQYPELSFQEIETPRKIAETLKSFHIDVKTNIGGRGVIGVIEGGRPGKTIALRADFDALPIQDEKQVSYKSKIPGVMHACGHDGHTATLLGVAKILSDHRDQLSGKIVLIHQHAEEKEPGGAIAMIEDGCLEGVDVVFGTHLSSQMPLGIVGARAGAMMAAADSFEVKVQGRGGHGGMPHHTVDTIIVATQVINQLQLLVSRKVDPLQSAVLTVGTFYAGQADNIIADTATFTGTIRTLDPEVREYMEKEFKRVVEGICQSLHAEVNIQYKRGYPILINHVDETRHFMTVAERDLGRERVMEVPPIMGGEDFAYYLEHVPGAFFFTGAGNEEIGATYPHHHPQFDFDEQAMLIGGKLLLSLVNSYVRDEKESFHHVEVKK, encoded by the coding sequence ATGATAGAAACATGGCATAAAGAATTGGAAAGTTTATATAACCAAATAGTTTCATGGCGAAGAGATTTTCATCAATATCCAGAGCTATCGTTTCAAGAAATAGAAACGCCGAGAAAAATAGCTGAAACCTTAAAAAGTTTTCATATTGATGTGAAAACAAATATCGGGGGCAGAGGAGTAATCGGCGTAATTGAAGGTGGAAGACCTGGGAAGACGATAGCGCTACGTGCTGATTTCGATGCACTACCTATCCAAGATGAAAAGCAAGTTTCATATAAATCAAAGATTCCTGGTGTAATGCACGCTTGTGGGCATGATGGACATACAGCAACACTTTTAGGAGTTGCAAAAATATTAAGTGACCATAGAGATCAGCTTTCTGGAAAAATAGTTCTTATACATCAACATGCAGAAGAGAAAGAACCTGGTGGGGCAATTGCCATGATTGAGGATGGTTGTTTAGAGGGAGTAGATGTTGTATTTGGTACACATTTATCTTCTCAAATGCCATTAGGAATTGTTGGTGCAAGAGCTGGAGCAATGATGGCAGCAGCTGATTCTTTTGAAGTGAAGGTTCAAGGGCGAGGTGGTCATGGAGGTATGCCGCATCATACTGTAGATACTATTATCGTCGCAACGCAAGTTATTAATCAATTACAACTTTTAGTTAGTAGAAAAGTAGATCCGCTTCAATCTGCAGTATTAACAGTAGGCACATTTTATGCTGGTCAAGCAGATAATATTATTGCAGATACTGCTACATTTACAGGGACCATTCGAACGCTAGATCCTGAAGTGAGAGAATATATGGAGAAGGAATTTAAACGAGTTGTTGAAGGGATTTGTCAGTCTCTTCATGCTGAAGTTAATATTCAATATAAACGAGGCTATCCAATATTAATAAATCATGTAGATGAAACACGTCATTTTATGACGGTTGCGGAACGTGATCTTGGCAGAGAACGGGTCATGGAAGTACCACCTATTATGGGGGGAGAAGATTTTGCATACTACTTAGAACATGTTCCTGGAGCATTTTTCTTCACAGGTGCGGGGAATGAAGAAATAGGAGCGACATATCCACACCATCATCCTCAATTTGATTTTGATGAACAAGCGATGTTAATTGGTGGTAAATTACTTTTAAGTCTTGTGAATAGTTATGTAAGAGATGAAAAAGAATCTTTTCATCATGTAGAAGTGAAAAAGTAA
- a CDS encoding DUF420 domain-containing protein gives MVDQSTNQKSYAPIVITLSVIVNAIILFLFFGPVGYEGEVHFDVTILPMLNAIFNSFTFVFLLAALYSIIKKNVKMHRGFILAAFTTTLLFCVSYLSYHYLAPATHFGGEGFIKYVYFIILITHIILAAIIVPLALFALVFGFTNQLTRHRKIVRWTMPIWLYVSLSGVIVYLMISPYYQ, from the coding sequence TTGGTGGATCAATCAACAAATCAGAAAAGCTATGCTCCTATTGTGATAACGCTTTCTGTAATTGTAAATGCGATTATTTTATTTTTGTTCTTTGGACCTGTTGGCTATGAAGGAGAAGTACATTTTGATGTAACAATTTTACCAATGTTAAATGCGATTTTTAATAGCTTTACGTTCGTATTCTTATTAGCAGCTTTATACTCTATTATTAAAAAGAATGTGAAAATGCACCGTGGTTTTATCCTCGCAGCATTTACAACGACGTTGCTATTTTGTGTTTCTTATTTATCGTATCATTACTTGGCGCCAGCAACACATTTTGGCGGAGAAGGGTTTATTAAATATGTGTACTTCATTATTTTAATTACGCATATTATCCTGGCAGCAATTATTGTACCACTTGCATTGTTTGCACTTGTATTTGGTTTTACAAATCAATTAACACGTCATCGTAAAATTGTACGTTGGACGATGCCAATTTGGTTATATGTAAGTTTATCTGGTGTTATTGTTTACTTAATGATCTCACCTTATTATCAATAA
- a CDS encoding formate/nitrite transporter family protein encodes MSVFTPEEITELAANSGRKKAHLSLLPMLILGFFGGAFIALGYLLDIHVIGTMPKYWGSFSSFLGAAVFPIGLILVILAGGELVTGNMMTVSMAWLQKKITLFYFIRNLVIVTFSNFIGAVFVAYFFGHIVGLTEGAFLAKTISIAQAKLQDTPLQAFISAIGCNWLVCLAVWLSMGSKEFIGKIIGIWFPVMTFVAIGFQHVVANMFVIPAAIFAGHFTWAEYFPNFIFVFFGNLVGGMLFVALPYSISYNKELPSYQEKTEMKNKSLSA; translated from the coding sequence ATGTCTGTATTTACACCAGAAGAAATTACGGAACTTGCTGCGAATTCAGGAAGGAAAAAAGCTCATTTATCATTGCTCCCTATGCTAATTCTTGGTTTTTTTGGTGGTGCTTTTATCGCATTAGGATATTTACTCGATATTCATGTTATTGGGACAATGCCAAAATATTGGGGATCATTTTCTAGTTTTCTAGGCGCTGCTGTATTCCCTATTGGTCTTATTCTCGTTATTCTTGCAGGCGGTGAACTAGTAACTGGTAACATGATGACAGTTTCTATGGCCTGGCTTCAAAAGAAAATTACTTTATTTTATTTCATACGAAATTTAGTTATTGTTACATTTAGCAATTTCATAGGGGCTGTATTTGTAGCCTACTTTTTCGGTCATATCGTTGGCTTAACTGAAGGAGCTTTTTTAGCGAAAACTATTTCTATCGCTCAAGCGAAACTACAAGATACACCATTGCAAGCATTTATTTCTGCAATCGGATGTAACTGGCTCGTTTGTTTAGCTGTTTGGCTCAGTATGGGAAGTAAAGAATTTATCGGAAAGATTATCGGCATTTGGTTCCCGGTTATGACTTTTGTTGCGATTGGATTTCAACACGTTGTAGCCAATATGTTTGTCATCCCAGCCGCGATTTTTGCCGGTCATTTCACTTGGGCTGAATATTTTCCAAACTTTATTTTTGTTTTCTTTGGAAATTTAGTAGGAGGTATGTTATTTGTAGCACTACCTTACTCCATATCTTATAATAAGGAACTACCTTCTTATCAAGAGAAGACTGAAATGAAGAACAAATCTCTGTCCGCTTAA
- a CDS encoding GNAT family N-acetyltransferase encodes MLKDIIIRTFQKEDLDQVLQMFYETVHTVNAKDYNDLQLQVWAPDQLDRESWLKSLEKNISYVADHNGVILGFGDYNDEHYVDRLFTHKDHQGKRVASYILQKLEKEAVKLGHREIYTEASITAKPFFESKGFICIKEQKKQHNGQIFINYVMKKISFS; translated from the coding sequence ATGTTAAAAGATATTATAATTAGGACATTTCAGAAAGAAGATTTAGATCAAGTATTACAAATGTTCTATGAGACAGTTCATACGGTTAATGCAAAAGATTATAATGATTTACAGCTACAGGTGTGGGCACCGGATCAACTAGATAGAGAAAGCTGGTTAAAGTCTTTAGAGAAGAATATTAGTTATGTAGCGGATCATAACGGTGTAATATTGGGATTTGGGGATTACAACGATGAGCATTACGTAGATCGTTTATTTACACATAAAGATCATCAAGGGAAAAGAGTCGCTTCATACATACTACAGAAGTTAGAAAAAGAAGCAGTGAAATTGGGGCATAGGGAGATATATACAGAGGCGAGCATTACCGCAAAACCTTTTTTTGAAAGTAAAGGTTTTATTTGCATAAAAGAACAAAAGAAACAGCATAATGGTCAGATATTTATTAATTATGTTATGAAAAAAATATCCTTCTCATAA
- a CDS encoding heavy metal translocating P-type ATPase produces the protein MNEKKEANLQISGMTCAACANRIEKGLKKVEGVHEANVNFALEKTKIIYDSTKTNPQQFKEKVESLGYGIVSDKAEFTVSGMTCAACSNRVEKRLNKLDGVNKATVNFALESATVDFNPDEVNVNEMKSAITKLGYKLEVKPDDQDASTDHRLQEIERQKKKFIISFILSFPLLWAMVSHFSFTSFIYLPDMLMNPWVQLALATPVQFSIGGQFYVGAYKALRNKSANMDVLVALGTSAAYFYSVYVSIQSIGSSEHMTDLYFETSAVLITLIILGKLFEAKAKGRSSEAIKKLMGLQAKTATVVRDGTEIKILIEEVVAGDIVYVKPGEKIPVDGEIVEGKSAIDESMLTGESIPVDKSIGDVVIGSTINKNGFLKVKATKVGRDTALAQIIKVVEEAQGSKAPIQRVADQISGIFVPVVVVIAIITFAVWMIFVTPGDFGGALEKMIAVLVIACPCALGLATPTSIMAGSGRSAEYGILFKGGEHLEATHRLDTVILDKTGTVTNGKPVLTDVIVADGFNENELLRLVGAAERNSEHPLAEAIVEGIKEKKIDIPSSETFEAIPGFGIESVVEGKHLLIGTRRLMKKFNIDIEEVSKSMGALEREGKTAMLIAIDKEYVGIVAVADTVKDTSKAAIARLKKMGLDVVMITGDNTQTAQAIAKQVGIDYVIAEVLPEGKAEEVKKLQANGKKVAMVGDGINDAPALATANIGMAIGTGTDVAMEAADITLIRGDLNSIADAIFMSKITIRNIKQNLFWALAYNALGIPIAALGFLAPWVAGAAMAFSSVSVVLNALRLQRVKLKS, from the coding sequence ATGAATGAAAAAAAAGAGGCCAATCTTCAAATATCAGGAATGACATGTGCGGCATGTGCAAATAGAATTGAAAAAGGTCTAAAAAAAGTAGAAGGTGTCCATGAGGCAAATGTAAATTTTGCGCTTGAAAAAACAAAAATAATATACGATTCAACTAAAACAAATCCGCAACAGTTTAAAGAAAAAGTTGAATCGTTAGGATATGGAATTGTAAGTGATAAAGCCGAATTTACTGTTTCAGGAATGACATGTGCAGCATGTTCAAATAGAGTTGAAAAGCGTTTAAATAAGTTAGATGGTGTGAACAAAGCGACAGTAAATTTTGCTTTAGAATCAGCTACAGTAGACTTTAATCCTGATGAAGTTAATGTAAATGAAATGAAGAGCGCGATTACGAAGCTAGGATATAAATTAGAAGTGAAACCAGATGATCAAGATGCATCAACTGATCATCGATTACAAGAAATTGAAAGACAAAAGAAGAAGTTTATTATTTCGTTTATTTTATCTTTCCCGTTACTTTGGGCAATGGTTAGTCATTTCTCATTTACGTCGTTTATTTATTTACCAGATATGTTAATGAATCCTTGGGTGCAACTAGCACTTGCAACTCCTGTTCAATTTAGCATTGGTGGACAGTTTTATGTTGGGGCTTATAAAGCGTTACGTAATAAAAGTGCGAATATGGATGTTCTCGTGGCGCTTGGAACGTCGGCCGCTTATTTTTATAGTGTATATGTAAGTATTCAATCTATTGGTTCTTCGGAACATATGACAGATTTATATTTTGAAACAAGTGCGGTACTTATTACATTAATTATTTTAGGTAAATTATTTGAAGCGAAAGCAAAAGGGCGCTCATCAGAAGCAATTAAAAAATTGATGGGTTTACAAGCGAAGACAGCTACAGTTGTGCGAGATGGAACAGAAATAAAAATTTTGATTGAAGAAGTAGTAGCTGGTGATATCGTCTATGTAAAGCCTGGTGAAAAAATACCAGTAGATGGTGAAATTGTAGAAGGAAAGTCAGCAATTGATGAATCGATGTTAACGGGTGAAAGTATTCCTGTTGATAAGTCAATTGGGGACGTAGTAATAGGTTCGACAATAAATAAAAATGGCTTTTTAAAAGTGAAAGCAACTAAGGTAGGAAGAGATACTGCATTAGCTCAAATTATTAAAGTAGTAGAAGAGGCACAAGGTTCAAAAGCTCCTATTCAAAGGGTAGCAGATCAAATTTCAGGTATTTTCGTACCGGTTGTAGTTGTGATTGCGATTATCACATTTGCAGTATGGATGATATTTGTTACACCTGGTGATTTTGGCGGAGCACTTGAGAAAATGATAGCAGTACTTGTTATCGCTTGTCCATGTGCATTAGGTCTTGCAACGCCTACATCTATTATGGCAGGATCAGGAAGATCAGCAGAGTATGGTATTTTATTTAAAGGTGGAGAGCATTTAGAAGCAACGCACCGATTAGATACGGTTATTTTAGATAAAACGGGTACAGTGACAAATGGGAAGCCGGTGTTAACAGATGTAATTGTAGCAGATGGATTCAATGAAAATGAATTGCTTAGATTAGTAGGGGCAGCAGAAAGAAATTCTGAACATCCACTTGCAGAAGCGATTGTAGAAGGAATTAAAGAAAAGAAAATTGATATCCCAAGTTCAGAAACGTTTGAAGCGATTCCGGGATTTGGTATCGAATCAGTTGTAGAAGGAAAACACTTATTAATTGGTACACGTCGATTAATGAAGAAATTCAATATTGATATTGAAGAAGTTTCTAAATCAATGGGAGCGCTAGAACGAGAAGGAAAAACAGCAATGCTTATTGCAATTGATAAAGAATATGTTGGTATAGTTGCCGTTGCGGATACGGTGAAAGATACTTCAAAAGCAGCTATCGCAAGACTGAAAAAAATGGGTCTAGACGTTGTGATGATTACAGGAGATAATACACAAACTGCTCAGGCAATTGCAAAGCAAGTTGGTATTGATTACGTAATTGCAGAAGTATTGCCAGAAGGAAAAGCAGAAGAAGTGAAAAAACTGCAAGCAAATGGTAAGAAAGTAGCGATGGTTGGAGACGGGATAAATGATGCTCCTGCTCTTGCTACAGCGAACATTGGTATGGCAATTGGAACGGGAACGGATGTAGCGATGGAAGCAGCGGATATAACGTTAATCCGCGGTGACTTAAATAGTATTGCTGATGCGATCTTTATGAGTAAAATAACGATAAGAAATATTAAACAAAATTTATTCTGGGCATTAGCTTATAACGCGTTAGGAATTCCAATTGCGGCATTAGGTTTCTTAGCCCCTTGGGTTGCTGGAGCAGCGATGGCATTTAGTTCTGTATCCGTTGTATTAAATGCGTTACGATTACAAAGAGTTAAATTAAAATCTTAA
- a CDS encoding iron-containing alcohol dehydrogenase, with amino-acid sequence MQNFVFRNPTKLIFGKDQLEQLKTEIPQFGKKVLLVYGGGSIKRNGIYDNVISILKDINAEVFELTGVEPNPRVSTVKKGIQICKENGVEFILAVGGGSVIDCTKAIAAGSKYDGDVWDIVTKKAFASEALPFGTVLTLAATGSEMNAGSVITNWETNEKYGWGSPVTFPQFSILDPVHTASVPRDQTIYGMVDIMSHVLEQYFHHGTNTELQDRYCESVLRTVIETAPKLLSDLENYEHRETILYCGTMALNGILAMGVRGDWATHNIEHAVSAVHDIPHGGGLAILFPNWMKHVVEENVSRFKQFAIRVFDIETDGKTDKEVALEGIEALRQFWTSIEAPVTLSDYAIGESEIDIMANKAMAYGEFGNFKKLNKDDVLSIYKASL; translated from the coding sequence ATGCAAAATTTTGTATTTCGTAATCCAACGAAACTTATTTTCGGTAAAGATCAATTAGAACAGTTAAAAACTGAAATTCCACAGTTTGGTAAGAAGGTTCTTCTCGTATATGGAGGAGGCAGTATTAAAAGAAACGGTATTTATGATAATGTAATCTCTATTTTAAAGGATATTAATGCAGAAGTATTTGAATTGACGGGTGTTGAACCGAATCCTCGTGTATCAACTGTAAAGAAAGGGATTCAAATTTGTAAAGAGAATGGAGTCGAATTTATTTTAGCAGTTGGTGGAGGAAGTGTAATCGACTGTACGAAAGCGATTGCTGCTGGTAGCAAATATGATGGAGATGTATGGGATATTGTAACGAAAAAAGCATTTGCTAGTGAGGCATTACCATTTGGTACTGTACTTACTCTTGCAGCAACAGGATCTGAAATGAATGCAGGCTCGGTAATTACAAACTGGGAAACGAATGAAAAGTATGGATGGGGAAGCCCAGTTACATTCCCGCAGTTTTCAATTTTAGATCCAGTTCATACTGCATCTGTACCGAGAGATCAAACGATTTATGGTATGGTAGATATTATGTCACATGTATTAGAACAATATTTCCATCATGGAACGAATACAGAACTACAAGACCGTTATTGTGAATCTGTTTTAAGAACAGTCATTGAAACAGCACCTAAGCTTTTAAGTGATTTAGAAAATTATGAGCATAGGGAAACAATTTTATATTGCGGAACGATGGCGTTAAATGGCATTTTAGCGATGGGAGTAAGAGGTGACTGGGCAACTCATAATATTGAACATGCAGTTTCTGCTGTTCATGATATACCGCATGGAGGTGGCCTTGCGATTTTATTCCCGAACTGGATGAAACATGTTGTAGAGGAAAATGTAAGTCGTTTTAAACAGTTCGCTATTCGTGTATTTGATATAGAAACAGATGGCAAAACAGATAAAGAAGTGGCATTAGAAGGAATTGAGGCATTGCGTCAATTTTGGACTTCAATTGAGGCACCAGTAACATTGTCTGATTACGCTATTGGAGAAAGTGAAATTGATATAATGGCTAATAAAGCGATGGCGTATGGTGAATTTGGTAACTTTAAAAAATTAAATAAAGATGATGTTCTAAGTATATATAAAGCTTCTTTATAA
- the copZ gene encoding copper chaperone CopZ, whose product MEQLTLQVEGMSCGHCVNAIESSVKELNGVEQVKVQLAEGTVEVTINSSAVTLKDIVAVIEDQGYDVQ is encoded by the coding sequence ATGGAACAGTTAACATTACAAGTTGAAGGTATGTCTTGTGGACATTGTGTAAATGCTATCGAAAGCAGTGTGAAAGAGCTAAACGGTGTTGAACAAGTGAAGGTTCAACTAGCAGAAGGAACTGTTGAAGTTACTATCAACTCGTCTGCCGTAACATTAAAAGATATCGTTGCTGTAATCGAAGATCAAGGATACGATGTGCAATAA
- a CDS encoding metallophosphoesterase yields the protein MNTNHVKKERKKSIIKIFIISFISILMIPVSLYYYATEIERKLVTVTWNEIEDSAIPKEFNNKKILQFSDVHLGPQFTLKQLEHLVEKMNELHPDIVVFTGDLIDKFGSYSAEKEEAKAILQKIYAPLGKYAVFGNHDRGGGGSLFYKEYMEEAGFSVLVNEVQKIKVENGKYITISGLDDFLLGKPQIDSTLKNLKQNDFNMLLVHEPDVVTKINRYPVDLQLSGHSHGGQVQIPFVGPLITTKLAESYVEGMYEVEGKSKPLYLYVNRGIGTTRMPVRFWSVPELSVFVLKQNSE from the coding sequence ATGAATACGAATCATGTAAAAAAAGAACGAAAAAAATCAATCATAAAGATATTTATTATTAGTTTTATAAGTATATTAATGATACCAGTAAGTTTGTATTATTATGCGACAGAAATAGAACGAAAACTAGTAACAGTTACATGGAATGAAATAGAAGATTCTGCAATTCCTAAAGAATTTAATAATAAAAAAATATTACAGTTTTCAGATGTACATTTAGGACCACAGTTTACACTGAAGCAACTTGAACATTTAGTGGAGAAGATGAATGAATTACATCCAGATATAGTAGTTTTTACCGGGGATTTAATAGATAAATTTGGGTCTTATAGTGCGGAAAAAGAAGAAGCGAAGGCTATTTTGCAGAAAATTTACGCTCCCTTAGGGAAATATGCTGTGTTTGGGAATCATGATAGGGGTGGGGGCGGTAGTTTATTTTACAAAGAATATATGGAGGAAGCTGGTTTTTCTGTATTAGTAAATGAAGTGCAGAAAATTAAAGTGGAAAACGGCAAATATATTACAATATCAGGTTTGGATGATTTTCTATTAGGGAAGCCGCAAATAGATTCAACTTTAAAAAACTTGAAACAAAATGATTTCAACATGTTATTAGTACATGAGCCGGATGTTGTAACCAAAATAAATCGTTACCCGGTTGATCTTCAACTGTCAGGACATAGTCACGGAGGACAAGTCCAAATTCCTTTTGTAGGTCCGTTAATTACTACCAAACTAGCTGAGAGCTATGTTGAAGGTATGTATGAAGTAGAGGGGAAGAGTAAGCCGTTATATTTATATGTAAATCGTGGCATTGGGACTACTAGGATGCCTGTTAGATTTTGGAGTGTACCTGAACTTTCAGTTTTTGTGTTGAAGCAAAATAGTGAATAG